One Maribacter cobaltidurans genomic window carries:
- a CDS encoding PKD domain-containing protein, translating to MKKNYLPLSKKIKNWTATIMVLFLGVLVLAFSPMFLGPGLTGTEPIGGFLNGNFPDVDLSDEPYEEAYGNVRFDWPLTFTPVPGQSRIVIGQLDGKIYWMDDVANPTKNLLVDFSAEVGDAIPVNGVKEVWDGGLLGLELHPNFGTAGNNYVYIYYTTDSGNPAAGVGGGASGTFGCFNDEFHGNYLNLERFELNPTTMAFVANSRVTLMKRRMLNSTHRGGAMEFGNDGYLYVATGEQGRAVSAQDITDNLDGGVLRIDVDMNPSTGHAPIRTMPQDTGETDEITGQFYFIPDDNPFQSPTGATFEEYYTLGIRSPHRMSKDSQTGELYIGDVGESTHDEINVVSAGKNYGWPIWEGNDPPPNYDCGISMLDNMPHEGPLTEFDRTDAVSIIGGHVYRGTEFTAFNGKFITADWGTRKIFSVDIVSGDYETLGTLPGRPISFGENANGDIFYLTQGNNVPLYRFVEPGVTSGMPQTLTATGAFTDLQNLIVADGFVPYEMIDPFWSDGAYKKRWLAVPNPMGTPQPIQYSEDGTWVFPVGSVLIKHFDYPIVDANGISTTKKIETRFSIKNSNGNWTFLSYNWNQAETEAFLVDMSTGLSEALTINETTNEEITWRYPSTNECLNCHNPASQGTLGPRTRYLNSDYDYSQHDPNGVSANQLVTLSHLGILDQTITDADTDNFLTHTSINDPNAGLEEKARSYMDLNCAYCHQPANDLRPQFDLRLMNSLAETGLLTSNVTEIVSAMPSDQRIVYAGDASKSQIYHRTNSTTPGVMMPPLAKGQVDEEGVALLEAWINQLNAPPTAVATSDSTIGNAPLSIQFTGSNSTDDQGVVSYAWDFGDGGTSTAADPSYIYTTPGQYTATLTVTDGDGQIGSVSIDMIITGGTVDNTANASINLALLSDAIVQGSVEGGRGVPKDILFDPTTNDYFQATPFNEYGVAYQENLGTVGIQDAFTWRVDWISSKMVNYITFGGVFPNQPQPNTLWRISYRSGNTWTILEEGQGGWLDSGIYEWGGSTETPIQIDGLRVQIYSDGTNDLVSIHLRGRGGVSNSTDDSNTEPKATLIQYLPDKGAPTSDFTYTANDLEVTFDSSGSSDSDGTIDSYNWDFGDGNTSTVSNPIHNYAAPGTYTVILTVTDNDGLTDDRSQDITVDGIPAIPVAVVSSDVSSGSAPFNVQFNGSNSTDDVGITSYAWDFGDGGSSTEADPAYIYNLPGQYIATLTVTDVDGNSDSTSVIIIASGGNADNTPNAGINLALLPDAYVNGNAMDGRGAPEDILYDPSIDNYFQPTDFNEYGVARNANLGTPPVGEGFNWQVDWITPKLVNYITFGGVFPNQPQPNSLWRISYRVGNDWTILEEGQGGWLNSGIYEWGSSTETPIEIDGLRVQMYSDGTNDLVSIHLRGRGGISNRLDDSITEPKATLIQYLPDTGAPESAFSYVVDNLNVSFDSSNSSDNLGIESFTWDFGDGNGSTMANPSHTYAEAGVYTVSLTVTDIDGLSDTTSQQVTVTVDNSLPVALASSNVNVGLAPLSIQFTGSNSTDDIGVVSYAWDFGDGGTATGADPNYSYTVPGTYNAILTVTDGDGNWASETLTIVVSSGVVNNTPNPGLNLALVPDALVGGNVENGRGTPQHILYDPSKDDYFIKTDFNEYGVLRNESLGTPGIDDGFRWQVDWVDRKQVNYITFGGVYPNQPQSNSLWRISYRVGNSWVTLEEGQGGWLNSGIYEWGGPTQVPIEIDGLRVQVYSDGINELVSIHLRGRGGVSNVVNDSGTQPKATLIQYLPETGAPESVFDYTINDLDVTFDSSNSSDDIGIVSYAWDFGDGSTSTDVNPVHTYATSGTYTVYLMVTDGDGISDTSSADIFVGNPANEAPIAVIGTSLITGAAPLSENFTGSNSTDDVGIVSYVWDFGDGSTSTEPDPTHVYLSPGTYLATLTVTDGEGLTDQASVTIIATSDVATNAPNAGINLGLAQDAILSGSVTNGGRGTPQAILYDPGRDDYFVKTAYNEYGVAVNQNLGTPGPEDGFQWQVDWASRKYVNYITFGGVYPNQPQPNSLWRISYRVGNTWTILDEGQGSWIDAGIYEWGGIAQTPIEIDGLRVQVYSDGTNDLVSIHLRGRGGISNSIDDSATQTKATLIQYLPDAGAPESAFDYTVTELEVTFDSAGSSDDMGIAGYLWDFGDGNTSTEANPIYEYFQSGTYDVSLTVTDADGKEDTVTQSITVNGNGRPTAIADSDVDEGSAPLLVQFTGSGSTDDVGIASYAWDFGDGGASTVADPIYEYTNDGVYMVTLTVSDAEGRTDETSLTITVTQGNDAPVAFASSNVSGGAAPLSVQFMGSNSTDDNGIASYSWDFGDGGTSTQADPIYEYLIEGVYTATLTVTDAEGLTDEASLTITVTQGNEAPVAVISSDVSTGTAPLTVQFTGSDSTDDVGIESYEWDFGDGNGTSTDINPTYTFDSEGTYEVTLIVTDAAGALDSATLTITVTVDNAAPIAVAAADVLSGPAPFTVQFSSSGTTDDTGIASFAWDFGDGGTSTEPNPSYEFTTEGTYTVVLVATDDNGAVGTAELEIVVEANETLEEEELEMIVSPNPSSDFVEVTLNGAVAPEDIVGFMLHDSAGRLIRQYQPAALLQGAGVYRIDLDILPNEIYVVTLVLNNQDPISKRIILRRQ from the coding sequence ATGAAAAAAAATTACCTTCCCCTGTCAAAAAAAATTAAGAATTGGACCGCTACGATAATGGTTCTTTTTCTGGGCGTCCTCGTCCTTGCCTTTTCGCCCATGTTTTTGGGACCTGGCCTTACGGGCACGGAGCCGATCGGCGGTTTTCTGAACGGGAACTTCCCGGACGTGGACCTTAGCGACGAGCCCTACGAAGAGGCCTATGGAAACGTACGGTTCGACTGGCCCCTGACCTTTACCCCCGTGCCCGGCCAGTCACGGATCGTCATCGGCCAGCTGGACGGAAAGATCTATTGGATGGACGATGTCGCCAACCCTACAAAGAATCTACTCGTTGACTTTTCGGCAGAGGTGGGGGATGCGATTCCTGTCAACGGGGTCAAGGAAGTCTGGGACGGCGGTCTTTTGGGATTGGAACTACATCCAAACTTTGGGACGGCAGGTAACAACTATGTTTATATTTATTACACTACGGACTCGGGCAACCCTGCCGCAGGTGTAGGTGGCGGTGCTTCGGGCACCTTCGGCTGTTTCAACGACGAGTTTCATGGCAATTACTTGAACCTCGAGCGTTTCGAGTTGAACCCGACCACGATGGCCTTTGTTGCCAACTCCAGGGTCACCTTGATGAAGCGGCGCATGCTGAACTCGACCCACCGTGGGGGTGCGATGGAATTCGGCAACGACGGGTATCTTTATGTGGCCACCGGGGAACAGGGCCGTGCCGTGAGCGCGCAGGACATTACGGACAATTTGGACGGCGGTGTGCTACGGATCGATGTCGACATGAACCCTTCGACGGGCCATGCCCCGATACGGACAATGCCGCAGGATACGGGGGAGACGGACGAGATTACGGGCCAGTTCTATTTTATACCGGACGACAATCCCTTCCAGAGCCCTACGGGTGCTACCTTCGAGGAATATTATACGTTGGGCATCCGTAGTCCTCATAGGATGAGCAAGGACTCCCAGACAGGTGAACTTTATATCGGCGATGTAGGGGAGAGCACCCACGATGAGATCAACGTGGTCTCTGCCGGGAAGAACTATGGGTGGCCTATCTGGGAGGGCAACGACCCTCCACCAAACTACGACTGTGGTATTTCGATGCTTGACAATATGCCCCATGAAGGCCCCTTGACCGAATTTGACCGTACGGACGCCGTTTCCATTATCGGTGGACATGTATACAGGGGTACGGAGTTCACTGCTTTCAATGGCAAGTTCATAACTGCCGACTGGGGTACCCGGAAGATATTTTCGGTTGACATCGTCAGCGGGGATTACGAGACCCTGGGCACTTTGCCAGGAAGGCCCATTTCCTTCGGGGAGAACGCCAATGGTGACATCTTCTACCTGACCCAAGGGAACAACGTGCCACTTTACCGGTTCGTGGAGCCCGGCGTGACCAGCGGTATGCCACAGACCTTGACAGCTACGGGCGCCTTTACGGACTTACAGAACCTTATCGTTGCCGATGGATTCGTTCCCTACGAGATGATCGATCCCTTCTGGTCGGACGGGGCCTACAAGAAACGATGGTTGGCGGTACCTAATCCTATGGGTACCCCGCAACCTATCCAATATTCAGAGGACGGCACCTGGGTATTCCCTGTGGGTTCCGTACTAATAAAACATTTTGATTACCCCATTGTGGACGCCAATGGTATAAGTACGACCAAGAAGATAGAGACACGTTTTTCCATTAAAAACAGCAACGGCAACTGGACCTTCTTGTCCTACAACTGGAACCAGGCCGAGACGGAAGCTTTCTTGGTGGACATGAGTACGGGTCTGAGCGAGGCCCTTACGATAAACGAAACAACGAACGAGGAAATAACCTGGCGCTACCCGTCCACGAACGAATGTTTGAATTGCCACAACCCCGCCTCCCAGGGTACCTTGGGCCCCAGGACACGCTATTTGAACAGCGACTACGATTATTCTCAGCATGATCCCAATGGTGTATCGGCGAACCAATTGGTTACCTTGAGCCACTTGGGGATATTGGACCAGACGATAACGGACGCGGACACGGACAATTTCCTGACCCACACCTCGATCAACGACCCGAATGCCGGATTGGAGGAAAAGGCACGTTCCTACATGGACCTGAACTGTGCCTACTGCCACCAGCCCGCGAACGATCTGCGCCCGCAGTTCGACCTGAGGTTGATGAACAGCCTTGCGGAGACTGGCCTTTTGACCTCGAACGTCACGGAAATAGTATCGGCGATGCCATCGGACCAGAGGATAGTCTATGCAGGGGATGCGTCCAAGTCGCAGATCTACCATAGAACCAATAGCACCACGCCCGGGGTTATGATGCCCCCTTTGGCCAAGGGCCAAGTGGACGAGGAAGGTGTGGCATTGCTCGAAGCATGGATCAATCAGTTGAACGCTCCGCCAACAGCGGTTGCTACTTCAGATAGTACTATAGGTAATGCACCCTTATCCATTCAGTTTACCGGTAGTAATTCCACTGATGATCAAGGAGTTGTATCTTATGCTTGGGACTTTGGCGATGGAGGTACTTCTACAGCGGCAGATCCCTCATATATATATACAACCCCTGGGCAGTATACTGCTACATTAACGGTTACTGATGGGGACGGACAAATTGGGAGTGTATCCATTGACATGATCATTACCGGTGGCACTGTGGACAATACTGCAAACGCTTCCATAAATCTGGCACTTTTATCCGATGCTATAGTACAAGGAAGTGTAGAAGGTGGAAGGGGCGTACCTAAGGATATTTTGTTTGATCCAACCACTAATGACTATTTTCAAGCAACTCCATTTAATGAATATGGGGTGGCCTATCAAGAAAACCTTGGTACCGTTGGTATTCAAGACGCTTTTACTTGGAGGGTTGATTGGATTTCCTCTAAAATGGTAAACTATATAACTTTTGGAGGAGTTTTTCCAAATCAACCGCAGCCAAATACGTTATGGAGAATAAGTTATCGTTCTGGAAACACTTGGACAATATTGGAAGAAGGTCAAGGTGGATGGCTAGATAGTGGTATTTATGAATGGGGAGGGTCAACCGAGACTCCAATTCAAATAGATGGACTTCGCGTACAGATTTATAGTGACGGAACGAACGATTTGGTAAGTATTCATCTTCGAGGTAGGGGAGGTGTTTCCAATAGTACAGACGATAGTAATACAGAGCCTAAGGCAACTTTAATTCAGTATTTACCGGATAAAGGTGCCCCTACAAGCGATTTTACCTATACGGCAAATGATTTGGAGGTAACTTTCGACTCTTCCGGAAGTAGTGATTCAGATGGTACAATAGATTCATACAATTGGGATTTTGGTGATGGAAATACATCTACGGTTTCCAATCCAATACATAACTATGCCGCTCCGGGAACATATACGGTAATCCTAACAGTGACCGATAATGATGGACTTACAGATGATAGATCACAGGATATTACCGTGGATGGTATTCCGGCAATTCCAGTGGCCGTGGTGTCAAGTGATGTATCCTCCGGTTCGGCTCCTTTTAATGTTCAATTTAATGGTAGCAATTCTACGGATGATGTGGGTATTACATCGTATGCATGGGATTTTGGGGATGGTGGAAGCTCCACAGAAGCTGATCCGGCTTACATATATAATCTTCCAGGACAATATATTGCGACTTTAACGGTGACGGATGTTGATGGAAATTCAGATTCGACTTCAGTTATTATTATAGCTTCGGGAGGTAACGCAGATAATACTCCAAATGCAGGTATCAACCTGGCCTTGTTACCAGATGCCTATGTAAATGGTAATGCAATGGACGGTCGTGGTGCCCCTGAGGATATTCTATACGACCCTTCTATCGACAATTACTTTCAGCCTACTGATTTTAATGAATATGGAGTTGCTCGTAATGCAAATTTGGGAACCCCACCGGTTGGGGAAGGATTCAATTGGCAAGTGGATTGGATTACTCCCAAACTAGTTAATTACATCACCTTTGGTGGAGTATTTCCTAATCAGCCACAGCCTAATTCCTTATGGAGGATAAGCTATCGAGTAGGTAATGACTGGACTATTTTAGAAGAAGGACAGGGAGGATGGCTTAACAGTGGGATTTATGAATGGGGAAGCTCAACAGAAACCCCTATCGAAATCGATGGCTTACGAGTCCAGATGTACAGTGATGGAACCAATGATTTGGTTAGTATACATTTAAGGGGCCGAGGAGGTATTTCCAATAGACTTGATGACAGTATAACAGAGCCAAAAGCTACCTTGATACAATATCTACCGGATACAGGTGCGCCAGAGAGTGCCTTCTCCTATGTGGTAGACAATTTGAACGTATCATTTGACTCCTCTAATAGTTCTGATAACTTGGGAATAGAATCCTTTACCTGGGATTTTGGGGATGGCAATGGTTCTACTATGGCAAATCCTTCGCATACCTACGCAGAGGCCGGGGTGTACACTGTTTCTTTAACCGTTACCGATATTGACGGGTTAAGTGATACAACTTCTCAACAAGTAACTGTAACGGTGGACAATAGTCTTCCTGTTGCGTTGGCATCATCCAATGTTAATGTAGGATTAGCTCCTTTATCCATTCAATTTACAGGCAGTAATTCAACCGATGATATAGGGGTGGTTTCTTATGCCTGGGATTTTGGTGACGGTGGAACGGCAACTGGAGCAGACCCAAATTATTCCTATACGGTACCCGGAACTTATAATGCTATACTTACGGTTACGGACGGGGATGGGAATTGGGCCTCAGAAACCCTTACCATAGTAGTTTCCAGTGGCGTTGTGAATAACACACCAAACCCAGGATTAAACCTGGCCTTGGTTCCAGACGCTTTAGTGGGTGGTAATGTAGAAAATGGTCGTGGAACGCCCCAACATATTTTGTACGACCCCTCAAAAGACGATTATTTTATTAAAACCGATTTCAATGAGTATGGCGTACTAAGAAATGAAAGTTTAGGGACTCCGGGGATAGATGATGGATTCCGTTGGCAAGTGGATTGGGTAGACCGTAAACAAGTTAATTATATCACTTTTGGGGGCGTTTATCCTAATCAGCCTCAATCGAATTCATTGTGGCGTATCTCCTATAGAGTGGGCAATTCTTGGGTTACCTTGGAAGAAGGCCAGGGTGGATGGCTGAATTCGGGTATCTATGAATGGGGAGGTCCTACTCAGGTTCCTATTGAAATAGACGGACTTAGGGTACAGGTTTACAGTGATGGTATAAATGAATTGGTTAGTATTCACTTAAGAGGTCGTGGTGGCGTTTCCAATGTTGTCAACGATAGTGGTACGCAGCCCAAGGCCACACTGATCCAGTATTTGCCCGAAACAGGAGCACCTGAAAGTGTTTTTGATTATACCATCAACGATTTGGATGTTACTTTTGACTCTTCCAACAGTTCGGATGACATAGGAATCGTTTCTTATGCCTGGGATTTTGGTGATGGAAGCACCTCTACGGATGTAAATCCAGTGCATACGTATGCTACCTCGGGCACCTATACAGTTTATTTAATGGTAACGGATGGAGATGGTATCAGCGATACATCCTCAGCGGATATCTTTGTTGGAAATCCTGCAAACGAGGCTCCTATAGCGGTTATTGGGACAAGTTTGATTACCGGTGCAGCACCACTTTCTGAAAATTTCACGGGTAGTAATTCCACGGATGATGTAGGTATCGTTTCTTATGTTTGGGATTTTGGTGATGGTAGCACTTCTACGGAGCCTGACCCTACACACGTTTATCTAAGCCCAGGTACGTATCTGGCTACCCTAACGGTAACGGATGGAGAAGGCTTAACAGATCAAGCTTCGGTAACGATAATAGCAACAAGCGATGTGGCAACGAATGCTCCAAATGCAGGAATTAATTTGGGACTTGCCCAAGATGCTATTCTTAGTGGGTCTGTAACCAATGGAGGTAGAGGTACGCCGCAGGCAATTTTATATGACCCGGGTAGGGATGATTATTTTGTAAAAACTGCATACAATGAGTATGGTGTTGCAGTCAATCAAAATTTGGGTACACCCGGCCCAGAAGATGGGTTTCAATGGCAAGTAGATTGGGCATCGCGTAAATATGTAAATTACATAACCTTTGGTGGTGTTTATCCTAATCAACCCCAACCTAACTCTTTATGGAGAATTAGTTACAGGGTAGGAAATACGTGGACAATTCTTGACGAAGGTCAAGGGAGTTGGATTGATGCGGGTATTTATGAATGGGGAGGAATAGCCCAGACCCCAATTGAGATTGATGGTCTTCGTGTTCAGGTCTATAGCGATGGCACCAATGACTTAGTGAGTATTCATCTACGTGGACGTGGTGGTATTTCCAATAGTATTGATGACAGTGCTACACAAACAAAAGCTACTTTAATACAATACTTACCGGATGCCGGAGCTCCCGAAAGTGCATTTGATTATACCGTTACGGAATTGGAGGTTACTTTTGATAGTGCTGGAAGTTCGGACGATATGGGAATAGCCGGATACCTTTGGGATTTTGGTGATGGTAATACCTCAACAGAGGCAAATCCAATTTATGAATACTTTCAATCTGGTACGTATGACGTAAGTTTAACGGTAACCGATGCTGATGGCAAGGAGGATACGGTAACACAAAGTATTACCGTAAATGGAAATGGAAGGCCAACAGCTATTGCGGATTCAGACGTTGATGAAGGGTCGGCTCCCTTGTTAGTTCAGTTTACTGGCAGTGGTTCAACAGATGATGTAGGCATCGCTTCTTATGCATGGGACTTTGGTGATGGTGGGGCATCTACAGTTGCAGATCCTATATATGAATACACTAATGATGGCGTTTATATGGTCACACTTACGGTTTCAGATGCTGAAGGTCGCACGGATGAGACCAGTTTAACCATTACGGTTACACAAGGGAATGATGCTCCCGTTGCTTTTGCATCCTCCAATGTGTCCGGTGGAGCAGCTCCGTTATCGGTTCAATTTATGGGTAGCAACTCTACCGATGATAATGGAATAGCTTCGTATTCATGGGATTTCGGGGACGGGGGAACATCAACACAGGCCGACCCAATATATGAGTACCTGATTGAAGGTGTTTATACGGCTACCTTAACGGTCACCGATGCAGAAGGTCTAACCGATGAAGCTAGCCTTACCATTACGGTTACCCAAGGCAATGAAGCTCCGGTAGCGGTCATTTCTTCGGATGTTTCAACAGGGACAGCTCCCTTAACTGTACAATTTACCGGAAGTGATTCAACGGATGATGTAGGAATTGAATCTTATGAATGGGATTTTGGTGATGGTAACGGTACTTCTACGGATATAAATCCTACTTATACCTTTGATAGTGAAGGTACCTATGAGGTAACTCTTATAGTGACCGATGCCGCTGGAGCTTTAGACAGTGCAACTTTGACGATAACGGTAACCGTTGATAACGCTGCACCTATAGCTGTGGCAGCTGCAGATGTACTTTCTGGACCAGCTCCGTTCACCGTTCAGTTTTCTAGTAGCGGAACAACGGATGATACGGGAATCGCATCCTTTGCATGGGACTTTGGTGATGGAGGAACTTCAACGGAACCGAATCCAAGCTATGAGTTTACTACCGAAGGAACCTACACTGTAGTCTTGGTAGCAACGGACGATAATGGTGCTGTGGGTACTGCAGAGTTGGAAATTGTTGTGGAGGCCAATGAGACTTTAGAAGAAGAGGAATTGGAAATGATTGTATCCCCCAACCCATCATCGGATTTTGTGGAAGTAACCCTCAATGGTGCGGTGGCTCCTGAGGATATAGTAGGTTTTATGTTACATGACTCTGCTGGTAGGCTCATAAGACAATATCAACCTGCTGCATTACTGCAAGGAGCTGGGGTTTATCGTATAGATTTGGACATATTGCCCAATGAGATATATGTAGTTACGCTTGTCTTGAATAACCAGGATCCTATTTCCAAGCGAATCATTCTAAGGAGACAATAG